The following are encoded together in the Robertmurraya sp. FSL R5-0851 genome:
- a CDS encoding zinc-dependent alcohol dehydrogenase yields MKTIAAVKIGRLNDPNEETRGAVEVIDFPEQQLGAEDVKIQVAYCSICGSDPHLVEGVFGWEPPFGLGHEVSGVVVELGPKATKKGLKVGDRVAGNFLKFCGTCYYCLDGREQFCENVHDYNRPGMSEYIVWHESQVWKVPDTVSLEEACLLEPISIAVRIVDKANMRVGQRVAISGGGPIGLLTLQVLKRFGATSLTLIEPIEDRRNLAKSFGAEHVINPLEEDVREVANTITDGRGFDIVIEASGSPRAANVATEIASRGGTVLYIAMFPKDYEMPLNLYKKCYEQELTISGTFVAPYAFPRAIQLMPHLDLEPFTQKIFPLERGVEAFEAHMSGKYPKVLIKCN; encoded by the coding sequence TTGAAAACAATTGCCGCAGTAAAGATCGGCCGATTAAATGATCCGAATGAGGAAACACGAGGAGCGGTAGAAGTCATTGATTTTCCTGAGCAACAGCTTGGGGCAGAAGATGTCAAAATTCAAGTGGCATACTGCTCCATTTGTGGGTCTGACCCACATCTTGTGGAAGGCGTGTTTGGATGGGAGCCTCCATTTGGACTTGGTCATGAAGTATCTGGAGTTGTTGTAGAACTTGGACCAAAAGCGACGAAAAAGGGACTGAAAGTAGGAGACAGGGTAGCAGGGAACTTTTTAAAGTTTTGTGGAACCTGTTACTACTGTTTAGACGGTCGAGAGCAATTTTGTGAAAACGTACATGATTACAACAGACCAGGTATGTCTGAATACATCGTTTGGCACGAGTCACAGGTGTGGAAAGTACCTGATACTGTCTCTCTTGAAGAAGCATGCTTACTTGAACCCATTTCAATTGCTGTACGAATTGTTGATAAAGCAAATATGAGAGTAGGACAGCGTGTGGCCATTTCAGGTGGCGGTCCAATCGGCTTATTAACGCTACAGGTACTAAAAAGATTTGGTGCAACATCACTTACATTGATTGAACCAATTGAAGATCGACGAAATCTAGCAAAATCATTCGGAGCGGAGCATGTCATCAATCCGCTTGAAGAGGATGTTAGAGAAGTAGCAAATACCATTACAGATGGACGGGGTTTTGATATCGTCATAGAAGCATCAGGTTCTCCGCGTGCAGCAAATGTAGCGACAGAGATTGCATCAAGAGGGGGCACCGTTTTATATATTGCAATGTTCCCAAAGGATTACGAAATGCCTCTAAACCTTTATAAAAAATGCTATGAACAAGAATTAACCATTTCGGGTACTTTTGTCGCACCTTATGCGTTCCCACGTGCGATCCAATTGATGCCTCATCTTGATTTAGAGCCTTTTACACAAAAAATCTTCCCGCTTGAACGCGGAGTAGAAGCTTTCGAAGCTCATATGAGTGGGAAATATCCAAAAGTACTAATTAAGTGTAATTAA
- a CDS encoding SDR family oxidoreductase → MENNLNDFSLDAFSLKGKVAIVTGANQGLGMAYAVAFAKAGADLYIPHFTDHVSEVKELIEATGQKVAFIQGDLTDKSYVQKVVEGCINEYGKIDILVNNAGVGIFADFMDYPDHLWEKVMDVNLNAVYYLSHLVVKEMAKQRSGKIINIASALAFTADKKCPPYTTSKHAIVGLTKVFANEAGQYNIQTNAIAPGFLETEMTKGFQEDQAFYTKIEDRIPVGRWGVSSDLMGTAVFLASSASNYINGWTINVDGGFATTL, encoded by the coding sequence TTGGAAAATAATTTAAACGATTTTTCACTGGATGCCTTTTCATTGAAGGGAAAAGTTGCCATAGTCACAGGTGCAAATCAAGGGCTTGGAATGGCATATGCAGTAGCTTTTGCAAAAGCAGGGGCTGATTTATATATCCCACATTTTACAGATCATGTGTCAGAAGTAAAAGAATTAATCGAAGCAACAGGTCAAAAAGTTGCATTTATCCAGGGAGATTTAACAGATAAGTCTTATGTCCAAAAAGTGGTAGAAGGATGCATCAATGAGTATGGGAAAATTGATATTCTCGTAAATAATGCTGGTGTTGGAATATTTGCAGATTTTATGGATTATCCCGACCATTTGTGGGAAAAAGTCATGGATGTCAACTTAAACGCAGTGTATTACTTGAGTCATCTCGTTGTGAAGGAAATGGCTAAACAACGTTCAGGAAAAATAATCAATATTGCTTCTGCACTTGCTTTTACGGCTGATAAAAAATGTCCACCTTATACAACAAGTAAGCATGCCATTGTCGGGTTGACCAAAGTATTTGCGAATGAAGCAGGTCAGTATAATATCCAAACAAATGCCATTGCACCAGGGTTTCTAGAAACAGAAATGACAAAAGGATTTCAGGAAGATCAAGCATTCTACACGAAGATTGAAGATCGTATACCAGTGGGACGTTGGGGAGTATCATCAGATTTAATGGGTACAGCAGTATTTCTTGCCAGCAGTGCTTCTAATTATATCAATGGCTGGACGATTAATGTAGATGGCGGATTTGCCACAACACTCTAG